A window of the Brassica napus cultivar Da-Ae chromosome C5, Da-Ae, whole genome shotgun sequence genome harbors these coding sequences:
- the LOC106397744 gene encoding pentatricopeptide repeat-containing protein At1g06270, with the protein MAFRLTHLRKPLAYSRSFTPFSRQVSSFEAVEKAIKCAVETKEYLQIPHLVVSLKEPYQNSKLFSFLSAFHHHHRIRVIDEILQSFVPVRPRSLPKIVYSSLLTYCLQSSDPLPLSFAILQRTLRSGCLPNTQTHLLLSDAWLERRGRGSQSVVEIINEMKLIGYSPDTGTCNYLVSSLCAVDKLDEAVRVVEEMGGAGCIPDIESYGAVINSMCLARKTSDVVKIVKEMVSKAGISPRKGMLTKVVAALRANREIWKAIEMIEFVESRDYPVEFETYEVLVEGCLEVREYILAGKMVMRMTDKGFIPYIKVRQKVVERLISIGEWKLACTVRQRLAELKS; encoded by the coding sequence ATGGCATTTCGTTTGACTCATTTGCGAAAACCTCTTGCTTACTCTCGCTCCTTTACTCCATTTTCTCGGCAAGTCTCTTCCTTTGAAGCTGTTGAGAAGGCTATCAAATGCGCCGTCGAAACAAAAGAGTATCTCCAGATCCCTCATCTCGTTGTCTCGCTCAAAGAGCCTTACCAGAACTCAAAGCTCTTCTCTTTCCTCTCTGCTTTCCATCATCACCATAGAATCAGAGTCATTGACGAAATCCTCCAGAGTTTCGTGCCCGTGAGGCCTCGTTCTCTCCCCAAGATTGTCTACTCTAGCCTCCTCACTTACTGCCTTCAGAGCTCAGATCCACTTCCTTTGTCCTTTGCGATTTTACAGCGCACTCTTCGTTCTGGCTGTCTTCCTAATACTCAGACTCACCTCCTTCTGTCTGACGCTTGGCTCGAACGGCGAGGAAGAGGATCTCAGTCTGTTGTGGAGATTATTAATGAGATGAAGTTGATTGGGTATAGTCCTGACACTGGAACCTGCAATTACTTAGTGTCATCACTCTGTGCTGTTGATAAGTTGGATGAAGCGGTTAGAGTTGTTGAGGAAATGGGTGGAGCTGGTTGTATACCTGATATAGAAAGTTACGGTGCGGTGATTAATTCAATGTGTTTGGCTAGAAAGACCAGCGATGTGGTGAAGATTGTCAAGGAGATGGTGAGCAAAGCTGGAATATCTCCGCGGAAAGGGATGCTGACAAAAGTGGTAGCAGCGTTGAGAGCCAATAGGGAAATCTGGAAAGCCATTGAGATGATTGAGTTTGTCGAAAGCCGAGATTACCCTGTGGAATTTGAGACTTACGAGGTGTTGGTCGAGGGTTGCTTGGAGGTTAGGGAATACATTTTGGCAGGGAAGATGGTGATGAGAATGACTGATAAAGGGTTCATACCGTATATCAAGGTTAGGCAGAA